The following are encoded in a window of Impatiens glandulifera chromosome 5, dImpGla2.1, whole genome shotgun sequence genomic DNA:
- the LOC124938499 gene encoding dnaJ homolog subfamily B member 13-like yields the protein MGVDYYKVLQVDRNAKDDELKKAYRKLAMKWHPDKNPNNKKEAEAKFKQISEAYDVLSDSQKRSVYDQFGEEGLKGQVPPPGAGGFPGSSDGGGPTSFRFNARSADDIFHEFFGFSNPFGMADMGSTRPSTSGFPRGVFGEDMFTSFRGGGAGDGGNNVMRKGAAIERTLPCSLEDLYKGTTKKMKISRDVTDSSGRPSTVEEILTIEIKPGWKKGTKITFPEKGNEQRGVIPSDLVFIVDEKPHSLFKRDGNDLVLTQKISLVEALTGYTAQVTTLDGRNLTVPINSIINPTYEEVVKGEGMPIPKDSSKKGNLRIKFNIKFPSRLTSEQKTGIKRLFSS from the exons ATGGGGGTGGACTATTACAAGGTTCTTCAGGTGGATCGTAATGCCAAAGATGATGAACTCAAGAAAGCTTATCGGAAGTTAGCAATGAAATGGCACCCCGACAAAAATCCCAACAACAAGAAAGAAGCAGAAGCTAAATTCAAGCAAATCTCCGAAGCATACGAT GTTTTGAGCGATTCCCAGAAGAGATCAGTTTATGATCAATTTGGTGAAGAGGGTTTGAAGGGACAAGTCCCGCCGCCAGGAGCTGGTGGATTTCCAGGATCATCTGATGGTGGTGGTCCAACATCGTTCCGATTCAATGCTAGAAGTGCTGATGATATATTCCACGAGTTTTTTGGGTTCTCAAATCCATTTGGCATGGCAGATATGGGAAGTACACGGCCAAGCACTTCTGGGTTTCCTAGAGGTGTGTTTGGTGAAGATATGTTCACGTCTTTTAGGGGAGGAGGAGCTGGAGATGGAGGAAATAATGTGATGAGGAAGGGAGCTGCAATTGAACGTACACTTCCATGTAGTTTGGAGGATTTGTATAAGGGAACAActaagaagatgaagatttcTAGAGATGTTACTGACAGTAGTGG GAGACCGTCGACAGTGGAGGAAATTCTTACTATTGAGATAAAACCGGGTTGGAAGAAGGgaacaaaaataacatttccAGAGAAAGGAAACGAACAGAGAGGAGTTATACCGTCAGACCTTGTGTTCATCGTTGATGAGAAGCCTCACAGTTTGTTCAAGAGGGATGGTAATGATTTAGTTCTCACACAGAAGATCTCTCTGGTGGAAGCTCTCACAGGTTATACAGCTCAAGTGACAACCCTTGATGGGCGGAATCTGACTGTTCCTATAAACTCGATCATTAATCCGACCTACGAAGAAGTTGTTAAAGGAGAAGGAATGCCAATTCCGAAGGATTCGTCTAAAAAAGGTAATTTGAgaattaaattcaacatcaagtTCCCTAGCAGACTGACTTCAGAGCAGAAAACTGGAATCAAGAGATTGTTTTCATCTTGA